From Drosophila yakuba strain Tai18E2 chromosome 2L, Prin_Dyak_Tai18E2_2.1, whole genome shotgun sequence, one genomic window encodes:
- the LOC6526847 gene encoding trypsin-1: protein MRIYLALPLLLLGISLSLAQYQYQDPHQTLAQQFADVVDVVDPAEQSIKAVRPPKNRNQCTTKQNCFCGTPNVNRIVGGQQVRSNKYPWTAQLVKGRHYPRLFCGGSLINDRYVLTAAHCVHGNRDQITIRLLQIDRSSRDPGIVRKVVQTTVHPNYDPNRIVNDVALLKLESPVPLTGNMRPVCLPEANHNFDGKTAVVAGWGLIKEGGVTSNYLQEVNVPVITNAQCRQTRYKDKIAEVMLCAGLVQQGGKDACQGDSGGPLIVNEGRYKLAGVVSFGYGCAQKNAPGVYARVSKFLDWIQKNTVDGCYCQS from the exons ATGCGCATCTACCTGGCCCTgccgctcctgctgctgggcaTCAGCCTCAGCTTGGcccagtaccagtaccaggATCCCCACCAAACCCTTGCCCAGCAATTCGCCGACGTGGTGGATGTGGTCGATCCTGCCGAGCAATCCATCAAAGCTGTGCGACCACCGAAGAACCGCAACCAGTGCACCACCAAGCAGAACTGCT TCTGCGGCACCCCAAATGTCAACCGAATTGTGGGCGGCCAGCAAGTGCGCTCCAACAAGTATCCTTGGACCGCCCAGTTGGTCAAGGGTCGTCATTATCCCCGTCTCTTCTGCGGAGGTTCCCTGATCAACGATCGCTATGTGCTGACCGCCGCTCATTGTGTGCATGGCAACAGGGATCAGATCACCATTCGCCTGCTCCAGATCGACAGATCCTCCCGGGATCCTGGCATTGTGCGCAAGGTGGTCCAGACCACTGTGCATCCCAACTACGATCCCAACCGCATTGTCAACGACGTGGCTCTGCTCAAGCTGGAGTCTCCTGTGCCACTAACTGGAAACATGCGTCCCGTCTGCCTGCCCGAGGCAAATCACAACTTTGATGGCAAGACG GCTGTGGTCGCTGGTTGGGGCCTGATCAAGGAGGGCGGTGTCACCTCCAACTATCTGCAGGAGGTCAATGTGCCCGTCATCACCAACGCGCAGTGTCGCCAGACGCGCTACAAGGACAAGATCGCCGAGGTGATGCTCTGCGCAGGATTGGTGCAGCAGGGTGGCAAGGACGCCTGCCAGGGCGACAGTGGTGGCCCACTGATCGTCAACGAGGGTCGCTACAAGCTCGCCGGCGTGGTGTCCTTCGGCTACGGATGTGCCCAGAAGAATGCGCCGGGTGTCTATGCCAGGGTCAGCAAGTTCTTGGACTGGATCCAGAAGAACACCGTCGACGGCTGCTACTGCCAGAGCTAG
- the LOC6526846 gene encoding extensin yields the protein MWKWVINIILLSVVQANEKVDGQIPPTATSQKIRQPYPCYNHVSNYLTQQAQNYPNPGFLCYPQNDINSYLWYPPWGQWVSQVYPTVPYPVYQFPPVQLPTLPAPPKFPILSHQYPGWSSPGALIPPFQHPGLQQPPGASPPQAWGSAQPPGIQGPPGSIALGPPYPPQQSPITSATPGWSSPGISIPSFQHPGLQQPPGASSPQAWGSAPPPGIQGPPGSIALGPPYPPQQSPGTSATPGWSPPGSPFPPSSLPGLPGTSDFNAWGSENRPMHPPAHPVPPGWSSPGSAIPSRQHPSLQGPPLGSLGPALPGQRPGIPAPPSWTSSGSLNSSLQPVPPSWNWSGSLSPPVPPPGFPPQQTWSPSGPNYPLQPPGWPVQPPRLPAQPSWNVGWRAPEYVNNIKSDTKNVTN from the exons ATGTGGAAGTGggtaattaatattatattattatccGTGGTGCAGGCCAACGAAAAAGTAGATGGACAAATACCACCG ACAGCAACATCCCAAAAAATACGTCAGCCGTATCCGTGTTATAATCATGTTTCAAACTACTTAACCCAACAAGCCCAGAACTATCCAAACCCAGGATTCCTTTGCTATCCACAAAATGATATTAATAGTTATCTCTGGTACCCACCGTGGGGTCAATGGGTATCACAAGTATATCCAACAGTCCCTTATCCCGTATATCAATTCCCGCCAGTTCAACTTCCCACACTACCCGCACCACCTAAGTTTCCGATTCTGTCCCACCAATATCCAGGATGGAGTTCTCCTGGAGCTTTGATTCCTCCCTTCCAACACCCTGGGCTACAGCAGCCACCAGGCGCAAGTCCACCGCAAGCTTGGGGTTCCGCACAACCTCCAGGAATACAAGGACCACCTGGCTCCATTGCATTGGGACCACCATATCCTCCCCAACAATCTCCTATAACATCTGCAACGCCAGGTTGGAGTTCTCCTGGAATTTCGATTCCTTCCTTCCAACACCCAGGGCTACAACAGCCACCAGGCGCGAGTTCACCGCAAGCTTGGGGTTCCGCACCACCTCCAGGAATACAAGGACCACCTGGCTCCATTGCATTGGGACCACCATATCCTCCCCAACAATCTCCGGGAACGTCTGCAACGCCAGGTTGGAGTCCTCCTGGATCACCTTTTCCTCCCTCTTCACTACCAGGACTACCGGGAACATCGGATTTCAATGCATGGGGGTCTGAGAATCGACCAATGCATCCTCCGGCACATCCCGTACCACCAGGTTGGAGTTCACCTGGATCTGCGATTCCTTCCCGCCAACATCCATCTTTACAAGGACCACCATTGGGATCTCTTGGACCCGCCCTCCCTGGCCAACGACCAGGAATACCGGCACCACCAAGTTGGACTTCATCTGGATCTTTGAATTCTAGCCTTCAGCCCGTACCACCAAGTTGGAATTGGTCGGGATCTTTAAGTCCTCCTGTCCCGCCTCCAGGATTTCCGCCTCAACAAACTTGGAGTCCATCGGGACCTAATTATCCCCTTCAGCCTCCGGGATGGCCCGTACAACCTCCAAGATTACCGGCACAACCGAGTTGGAATGTAGGCTGGCGAGCACCtgaatatgtaaataatataaaatctGATACTAAGAATGTCAccaattaa
- the LOC26536021 gene encoding basic proline-rich protein: MSKWNYMVLVIFLFVPHRHSFKNNDPSVNQEINVERLKFRAPCDRCDGVPFEHFPFVPPPPPPPPAPAPTPPPPPPPAPKPKPPPPPPPKPKPPPPPPPPPPPAPKPSPPTPPPTTPPPPTAPPPPPSVPIPSGQDSGIRPPQLGWSPPYGPSNPGGYPPSLPGWITLPVAPNPGGHPPNSQMPPSSGLNPPLPGWILPPAPPNLGGHPPGTQLPPSSGLNPPLPGWILPPAPPNLGGHPPGTQLPPSSGLNPPLPGWILPPAPPNLGGHPPGTQLPPNLGTNPSLPGWILPPAPPNLGGHPPGTQLPPSSGLNPPLPGWILPPAPPNLGGHPPGTQLPPSSGLNPPLPGWILPPAPPNLGGHPPGTQLPPSSGLNPPLPGWNPLPAPPNQEHLPGPQEPPNSKLPLPPAGWIPPSGPPNLGGHPPGPQKPPNSKLPLPPAGWIPPSGPPNLGGHPPGPQKPPNSKLPLPPAGWIRPPGPPSNGGHPSGPQKPPNSKLPPQRPSGPQKPKPTKPDNSSPENININEVHMPHAALSETIT; this comes from the exons ATGTCCAAATGGAATTATATGGTATTAGTTATATTCCTTTTTGTGCCACATAGGcacagttttaaaaataatgatCCCTCG GTAAATCAGGAAATCAATGTCGAGCGGCTCAAATTCCGGGCGCCATGCGATCGATGCGATGGGGTACCATTTGAACATTTTCCCTTTGTTCCACCACCGCCCCCACCTCCACCAGCACCTGCACCTACACCTCCGCCCCCACCTCCACCAgcaccaaaaccgaaaccacCGCCCCCACCTccaccaaaaccaaaaccaccGCCcccgcctccacctccacctccaccagCACCAAAACCATCGCCGCCAActccaccacccacaacaCCTCCACCACCtacagcaccaccaccaccaccctcTGTACCAATACCTTCTGGCCAGGATTCAGGAATACGCCCCCCACAACTAGGCTGGAGTCCGCCTTATGGACCATCAAATCCAGGTGGATATCCACCTTCACTACCGGGCTGGATTACGCTTCCTGTGGCTCCAAATCCGGGGGGCCATCCACCAAATTCACAAATGCCTCCTAGTTCAGGATTAAACCCTCCACTACCGGGCTGGATTCTGCCTCCTGCGCCACCAAATCTAGGTGGACATCCACCAGGAACACAGCTGCCTCCTAGTTCAGGATTAAACCCTCCACTACCGGGCTGGATTCTGCCTCCTGCGCCACCAAATCTAGGTGGACATCCACCAGGAACACAGCTGCCTCCTAGTTCAGGATTAAACCCTCCACTACCGGGCTGGATTCTGCCTCCTGCGCCACCAAATCTAGGTGGACATCCACCAGGAACACAGCTGCCTCCTAACTTAGGAACAAACCCTTCATTACCGGGCTGGATTCTGCCTCCTGCGCCACCAAATCTAGGTGGACATCCACCAGGAACACAGCTGCCTCCTAGTTCAGGATTAAACCCTCCACTACCGGGCTGGATTCTGCCTCCTGCGCCACCAAATCTAGGAGGACATCCACCAGGAACACAGCTGCCTCCTAGTTCAGGATTAAACCCTCCACTACCGGGCTGGATTCTGCCTCCTGCGCCACCAAATCTAGGTGGACATCCACCAGGAACACAGCTGCCTCCTAGTTCAGGATTAAACCCTCCACTACCGGGCTGGAATCCGCTTCCTGCGCCACCAAATCAAGAACATTTACCAGGACCACAGGAGCCTCCTAATTCAAAATTACCCCTTCCCCCCGCCGGCTGGATTCCGCCTTCTGGACCACCAAATCTAGGTGGACATCCACCAGGACCACAGAAGCCTCCGAATTCAAAATTACCCCTTCCCCCCGCCGGCTGGATTCCGCCTTCTGGACCACCAAATCTAGGTGGACATCCACCAGGACCACAGAAGCCTCCTAATTCAAAATTACCCCTTCCCCCCGCCGGCTGGATTCGGCCTCCTGGACCACCAAGTAATGGTGGACATCCATCAGGACCACAGAAGCCTCCTAATTCAAAATTACCCCCCCAACGACCTTCTGGACCACAAAAACCTAAGCCCACAAAACCAGATAATTCTTCACCtgagaatataaatataaatgaagtACACATGCCACACGCAGCTTTGTCCGAGACAATAACTTGA
- the LOC120320628 gene encoding zinc finger homeobox protein 4 has protein sequence MCKWQHIFILFYLVPRRHGLERRGSLELHSALFDEIDNILSEIEANHRALRIHRQSCNKSLIQVNGLANGTSLLKSTEKQLLSLILLFKTGCPNEYHRIIPKVRSPYEYKSFHFAYIPEDGPPPPRTPPPPPPPPPVPITTTSTIATTTASTTTVPTTMPTTTTTIRTTTYYSYYSYYYYYSYYSYYYYYYDY, from the exons ATGTGCAAATGGCAGCATATCTTTATATTGTTTTACTTAGTGCCACGCAGACATGGACTTGAAAGACGTGGTTCATTG GAGTTACATTCAGCGCTTTTTGATGAAATCGATAATATACTATCGGAAATAGAAGCAAATCATAGGGCGCTTCGCATTCATCGGCAGTCATGTAACAAAAG CTTAATTCAAGTAAATGGTCTGGCCAACGGTACCTCTTTACTGAAGAGCACAGAAAAGCAGTTACTTTCCTTGATACTACTCTTTAAAACTGGCTGTCCAAATGAATATCATCGGATTATTCCAAAAGTTCGCTCGCCATACGAGTATAAGTCATTTCATTTTGCCTATATACCAGAAGATGGACCTCCTCCACCACGTACACccccacctccaccaccaccacctcctgtGCCTATAACTACTACTAGTACAATTGCTACTACTACTGCTTCTACTACTACCGTTCCTACTACAATgcctactactactactaccattcgtactactact tACTACTCCTACTATtcctactactactactactccTACTATtcctactactactactactacgACTACTAA